In Paenibacillus sp. BIC5C1, a genomic segment contains:
- a CDS encoding Crp/Fnr family transcriptional regulator yields the protein MREIMDFGLLRQLAREHGLDQVLDEPALAELRLLEASKGEIICAKGERPERLYFLVQGKLKIYTTLPNGKSLLLRFSMPPALVGDLELVNGKEAKNTVESVNKSLLLGVSYRYLKNTYAENPKFLHFMLSHVTHKLYTFSNLSSLNLLYPVESRFASYLLSTMEQGEQITEEIQTSKLTELADMLGTSYRHLNRVIHDLRDRDIIRKEQRNIVICNLEQLREIAGGNMYE from the coding sequence ATGAGAGAAATCATGGACTTTGGACTGCTGCGCCAGCTTGCGCGGGAGCATGGCCTGGATCAGGTGCTCGACGAACCTGCACTTGCTGAATTAAGGTTGCTCGAAGCTTCCAAAGGCGAGATTATATGTGCCAAAGGTGAACGTCCCGAACGATTATATTTTCTCGTCCAAGGTAAACTTAAGATTTATACAACACTGCCCAATGGCAAGTCTTTGTTACTTCGTTTTAGTATGCCGCCTGCGCTGGTAGGTGATCTGGAGCTGGTCAATGGCAAGGAAGCCAAAAACACGGTGGAATCCGTCAACAAAAGCTTACTGCTCGGTGTAAGCTATCGCTACCTCAAGAATACATATGCTGAAAACCCGAAGTTTCTTCATTTTATGCTTAGCCATGTGACCCACAAATTATATACCTTCTCGAATCTGTCGAGTCTCAACCTGCTCTATCCCGTCGAGAGCCGTTTTGCAAGCTATTTGTTGTCCACGATGGAGCAAGGGGAGCAGATCACGGAAGAAATCCAGACCTCTAAACTGACAGAGCTGGCGGATATGCTGGGAACGAGCTATAGACACTTGAACCGGGTCATTCATGACCTCCGCGATCGTGATATCATCCGCAAAGAACAGCGCAACATTGTCATCTGCAATCTGGAGCAGTTACGTGAAATTGCGGGAGGTAATATGTACGAATAA
- a CDS encoding SRPBCC domain-containing protein has translation MESSSALPDIREQLILHAPVEKVWAIVSTSKGLESWFMPSNLEPVEGHEFILEAGPFGKSPCKVTEVQPSHKLSFQWGKDWTLTFELTEQGQDTDFTLIHSGWDADKLTEFGQAHAMVRERMEQGWAGIVQKLAQVVGKA, from the coding sequence ATGGAATCTTCAAGTGCATTACCAGATATTCGGGAACAACTAATACTTCACGCACCTGTAGAGAAAGTATGGGCGATTGTATCCACGTCGAAGGGGTTGGAATCTTGGTTTATGCCAAGTAATCTGGAGCCGGTGGAAGGGCATGAATTTATATTGGAAGCAGGACCCTTTGGAAAATCACCGTGCAAAGTCACGGAAGTTCAGCCGTCACACAAGCTGTCATTCCAATGGGGTAAGGATTGGACGCTGACGTTTGAACTGACGGAGCAAGGACAAGACACTGACTTTACATTGATTCACAGTGGTTGGGACGCGGACAAACTGACTGAATTTGGACAAGCTCATGCCATGGTTCGTGAACGGATGGAGCAGGGTTGGGCTGGCATCGTGCAGAAACTGGCTCAGGTCGTTGGAAAAGCTTAA
- a CDS encoding class I SAM-dependent methyltransferase: MSFSYYGPLCTEVYNATKPVGQSLEGDIEFYRDYLMNCNGRILEAMSGSGRMLIPLLEAGLNVDGLDYSTDMLDSCRALCAKRGLPMPELFTADLETLHLPYRYEVIIIAAGSLLLIQDRQASIKALRNLYQHLEPGGRLVLDLFLPDVTNTTSHYSVTSTVQLPDGDTITMESKDIEVNMLQQYKVSLIRYEKWRHGTLIATELQQLALRWYGVEELRMILEQIGFIDVVVYADFDPDQAPSRSDQKYVFEATRGLPSEVISLSNQGTNCSE, encoded by the coding sequence ATGTCTTTTAGTTATTATGGTCCGTTATGTACCGAGGTTTATAATGCCACCAAACCCGTTGGCCAATCCCTTGAAGGCGATATTGAATTTTACCGTGATTATCTGATGAACTGCAATGGACGCATCCTGGAAGCGATGTCCGGTTCAGGTCGAATGCTGATTCCATTACTTGAGGCTGGTTTGAATGTAGATGGTCTTGATTATTCAACGGATATGCTCGATTCATGCCGGGCTCTTTGCGCCAAGCGGGGATTGCCCATGCCTGAATTGTTCACTGCTGATCTGGAGACGCTTCATCTTCCTTATCGGTATGAAGTCATTATCATCGCCGCAGGCTCACTACTGCTTATTCAAGACAGACAGGCTTCCATAAAGGCCTTGCGTAATCTGTATCAACATCTGGAACCGGGAGGCCGACTTGTGCTGGACCTCTTTTTACCAGACGTAACGAATACGACTTCACACTACTCAGTTACCTCGACTGTTCAATTACCGGATGGCGATACGATTACAATGGAGAGCAAAGACATCGAAGTCAATATGCTTCAGCAGTACAAAGTAAGTCTGATTCGCTACGAAAAGTGGCGCCATGGCACCCTCATAGCCACAGAATTGCAACAGCTTGCATTACGTTGGTACGGTGTGGAGGAGCTGCGCATGATTCTGGAACAGATCGGTTTCATCGACGTTGTTGTATATGCCGACTTCGATCCCGACCAGGCACCCTCGCGTTCTGATCAGAAATATGTGTTTGAAGCGACACGAGGACTACCCTCGGAAGTGATTTCACTTTCCAATCAAGGCACTAATTGCAGCGAATAG
- a CDS encoding response regulator — MRYFIVDDDPGVRSMLMDIIEDEGLGEIVGEAEDGAHIQAELLELHKVDVLLIDLLMPQRDGIQTIRALEGRFNGKIVMISQIESKNMIGEAYSLGIEYYITKPINRLEILSVLRLVDERLRMQQSIADIQRTLQGLSRLQSSERASTPAPDKTITTAGHFLLSEMGMIGEAGSRDLLDMLEYLEQIETEEHKLSPYTFPSLKDIFQNVAIRKLGSDATSAEITKEIKASEQRVRRAIFQTLSHVVSLGLTDYTHPNFENYASKFFDFTEIRKKMLELQNNVEPSLSQTRINTKKFVQVLYLEAKRLLH, encoded by the coding sequence ATGCGTTATTTTATTGTGGATGATGATCCTGGGGTTCGATCCATGCTAATGGATATTATTGAAGATGAGGGACTCGGTGAGATTGTGGGAGAAGCCGAAGATGGGGCTCATATTCAAGCTGAACTGTTGGAGCTTCATAAGGTGGATGTACTGCTAATTGATCTGCTCATGCCGCAGCGAGACGGGATTCAGACGATACGTGCACTTGAAGGAAGGTTCAATGGCAAGATCGTGATGATCTCCCAGATTGAGTCGAAAAATATGATTGGGGAAGCCTATTCGCTTGGCATCGAATACTATATTACGAAGCCGATTAATCGACTGGAGATCCTGTCTGTTCTGCGTCTGGTAGACGAGCGTCTGCGTATGCAGCAATCCATCGCAGATATTCAGCGTACGCTGCAAGGACTGTCCAGATTACAATCTTCTGAACGTGCTTCAACACCGGCCCCCGACAAAACGATCACGACAGCAGGACATTTCCTGTTATCCGAGATGGGCATGATCGGAGAAGCCGGCAGCAGAGATCTGCTGGACATGCTGGAATACCTGGAGCAGATTGAAACGGAGGAACATAAACTCTCTCCATACACGTTCCCGTCACTTAAGGATATCTTCCAGAATGTAGCCATACGCAAACTGGGTTCCGATGCCACATCAGCGGAAATAACGAAGGAGATCAAGGCATCTGAGCAGCGCGTTCGCCGGGCAATTTTCCAAACATTAAGCCATGTCGTATCGCTCGGACTCACGGATTACACACATCCGAACTTCGAGAATTACGCGTCAAAGTTCTTTGACTTTACGGAGATTCGCAAGAAAATGCTGGAACTGCAAAACAATGTGGAGCCCTCCTTGTCCCAGACCCGCATTAACACCAAAAAGTTCGTTCAGGTACTTTATCTGGAAGCGAAGCGGCTGTTGCATTAA
- a CDS encoding NADH:flavin oxidoreductase/NADH oxidase, protein MTEKLFSPYQFKGLQLNNRVVMAPMCQYSVTAKDGIPNDWHQVHYVSRAVGGTGLIVIEMTDVDPDGRITDNDLGIWSDEHIPAFTKLVDGIHAYGSKVAIQIAHAGRKAEDAVQPVAPSVVTFPGESYNTPHALTTEETQAMVQKFADGVRRAVAAGVDAIELHGAHGYLIHQFHSPLMNHREDEYGQDLSRFGVEIIRAVKKEMPEDMPLIMRISAVEYADGGYDIDHTIEISRAYQAAGVDMFHISSGGEGPSGQRKPGNYPGYQVPFARRFREELNVPVIAVGMLEDSALAQAVIGNGDADLVAVGRGMLRDPYWATHAALELGVSKDKAAIAQPYSRGY, encoded by the coding sequence ATGACAGAGAAATTATTTTCCCCGTATCAATTCAAGGGACTTCAACTAAATAACCGTGTCGTCATGGCACCGATGTGCCAATATTCCGTTACTGCCAAAGACGGTATTCCGAACGATTGGCATCAGGTACACTATGTAAGTCGTGCGGTTGGGGGTACAGGGTTGATCGTGATCGAGATGACGGATGTTGATCCGGACGGACGCATTACCGACAATGATCTGGGCATCTGGTCAGACGAACACATTCCTGCCTTTACCAAGCTGGTGGATGGCATTCACGCTTATGGCTCCAAGGTGGCCATCCAGATTGCGCATGCCGGACGTAAAGCGGAGGATGCGGTGCAGCCTGTAGCTCCATCGGTAGTTACTTTCCCTGGAGAGAGCTACAATACACCACACGCTTTAACTACTGAGGAAACACAAGCCATGGTACAGAAGTTTGCGGACGGTGTACGCCGTGCAGTAGCTGCCGGAGTCGATGCCATTGAGCTGCATGGTGCACATGGTTACCTCATTCACCAATTCCATTCTCCACTGATGAACCATCGTGAGGATGAGTATGGACAGGATCTTTCCCGTTTTGGTGTCGAAATTATTCGTGCAGTGAAAAAAGAAATGCCGGAAGATATGCCGCTGATTATGCGGATTTCAGCAGTGGAATACGCTGATGGCGGGTATGACATTGATCATACCATTGAAATTTCCCGTGCCTATCAGGCAGCAGGCGTGGATATGTTCCACATTAGCTCAGGTGGCGAAGGACCATCCGGACAACGTAAACCGGGTAACTACCCTGGTTACCAAGTGCCTTTTGCTCGTCGTTTCCGTGAAGAACTGAATGTTCCTGTCATTGCGGTAGGCATGCTTGAGGATTCAGCTCTGGCTCAAGCAGTTATAGGCAACGGTGATGCAGATCTGGTCGCGGTTGGCAGAGGCATGCTGCGCGATCCTTACTGGGCGACTCATGCAGCTCTGGAACTGGGTGTTAGCAAAGATAAAGCGGCTATTGCACAGCCATATTCCCGTGGATACTGA
- the pepT gene encoding peptidase T, protein MKDILIQRLTTYAQMDTQSDENSETCPSTPGQLVLGKYLVEECKSIGLQEVTMDDNGYVMATLPSNTDKEVPVIGFLAHLDTATDFTGKDVKPQVIDNYDGQDIVLNQELDVVLSTTDFPELREYKGHTLITTDGTTLLGADNKAGITEIMTAMAYLIEHPEIKHGKIRVAFTPDEEIGRGPHKFDVPAFGAKYAYTVDGGPLGELEYESFNAAAAKITVRGTNVHPGTAKNKMVNSAKIAMELNRRLPAEEAPEFTEGYEGFYHLLSIEGDVELTKMSYIIRDFDREKFEKRKAYLLDVVSELKGKYGEKSISIELNDQYYNMREKIEPVRQIVDIAHEAMTRLDIEPVIRPIRGGTDGSQLSYMGMPTPNIFTGGENYHGKFEYVSVDNMVKATQVIVEIAQLFEQRGDV, encoded by the coding sequence GTGAAAGATATTTTAATTCAAAGACTGACAACCTATGCTCAAATGGATACACAATCCGATGAAAATAGTGAGACTTGCCCTTCCACACCAGGCCAGCTGGTCTTGGGTAAATACCTGGTTGAAGAATGCAAATCCATTGGATTGCAGGAAGTGACCATGGATGATAACGGCTACGTAATGGCGACATTGCCATCCAACACAGACAAGGAGGTCCCAGTGATCGGTTTCCTCGCTCATCTGGATACCGCAACCGACTTTACAGGCAAAGATGTCAAACCACAGGTCATTGACAACTATGATGGACAGGACATTGTTCTGAATCAGGAATTGGATGTGGTGTTATCCACCACTGATTTCCCGGAACTGCGTGAATATAAAGGCCACACTCTGATTACAACAGACGGCACAACACTGCTCGGTGCGGACAATAAAGCCGGCATTACCGAGATCATGACGGCGATGGCCTACCTGATTGAACACCCGGAAATAAAACACGGAAAGATTCGTGTTGCTTTTACCCCGGATGAAGAGATTGGCCGTGGGCCGCATAAGTTCGATGTCCCTGCCTTTGGAGCCAAATATGCCTACACGGTGGACGGCGGACCCCTTGGCGAACTGGAATACGAAAGTTTCAACGCGGCTGCTGCCAAAATCACAGTACGGGGCACCAACGTGCACCCCGGCACAGCCAAAAACAAGATGGTCAATTCCGCTAAAATTGCAATGGAGTTGAATCGCCGATTGCCTGCGGAGGAAGCTCCCGAATTCACAGAAGGTTATGAAGGATTCTATCATTTGTTATCTATCGAGGGAGACGTCGAACTGACCAAGATGAGCTACATCATCAGGGACTTTGACCGGGAGAAGTTTGAGAAACGTAAAGCGTATTTGTTGGATGTCGTAAGCGAATTGAAAGGCAAATATGGTGAGAAAAGCATCTCCATTGAATTAAATGATCAATACTATAACATGCGTGAGAAAATCGAACCTGTGCGCCAGATCGTCGATATTGCACACGAAGCGATGACTCGCCTTGATATCGAACCTGTCATTCGCCCAATTCGGGGAGGCACAGACGGTTCCCAGCTCTCGTACATGGGTATGCCTACACCCAATATCTTCACAGGCGGAGAGAACTATCACGGCAAATTCGAATATGTATCGGTGGATAATATGGTTAAGGCCACACAGGTCATCGTGGAAATCGCTCAATTATTCGAACAGCGTGGAGATGTTTAA
- a CDS encoding alanine/glycine:cation symporter family protein yields MEQTIQDIIAVFNDFLWSKLLIILLVVCGLYFTTKTRFMQFRMIGDMVKVLKEPKSKEPGKISPFQAFCISMAARVGTGNITGIALAIALGGPGAVFWMWVIAIFGSASSFVESTLAQIYKIKDKGGFRGGPAYYMERGLGKRWMGILFAILITLSFGLVFNAVQSNTITVAFNNSFGIDRLTVGIIMAVVFAGIIMGGVKRIAKASEYIVVVLAVLYIGVAAFVVLSNITQLPAMIALIVKNAFGIEQVAGGTLGAALMNGVKRGLFSNEAGMGSAPNAAATADTTHPVKQGLIQAFGVLTDTLVICTSTAMIILLSGVYKGSNLGGIELTQAALSVHIGSWASGFLAVMVFLFAFSTLIGNYYYGETNIEFIKSNKVWLWVYRVCVIAMVLFGAIAKVQLVWDLADLFMGLMVVVNLIAILMLSKVTFDALKDYKKQKAEGRDPIFTRDRIHIPGEVECWESEAEVVGTPRTPR; encoded by the coding sequence ATGGAGCAAACAATACAAGATATTATTGCAGTTTTCAATGATTTTCTGTGGTCCAAGCTGTTAATCATCTTGTTGGTCGTATGTGGTTTGTATTTTACGACCAAGACCCGGTTCATGCAATTCCGCATGATTGGGGATATGGTGAAAGTGCTCAAGGAGCCAAAGAGCAAGGAGCCCGGCAAAATTTCGCCGTTTCAGGCATTCTGTATCAGTATGGCAGCCCGCGTGGGAACCGGGAATATTACCGGTATTGCACTGGCAATCGCACTGGGGGGACCAGGGGCTGTATTTTGGATGTGGGTTATCGCGATTTTTGGTTCGGCTTCGAGTTTTGTGGAGAGTACGCTTGCTCAAATTTATAAAATCAAAGATAAGGGCGGATTCCGCGGAGGACCGGCTTATTATATGGAGCGTGGCCTTGGGAAACGATGGATGGGGATATTGTTCGCAATTCTCATTACGTTATCGTTCGGTTTGGTCTTTAATGCTGTGCAGTCCAACACGATTACAGTCGCATTCAATAATTCCTTCGGCATCGATCGGTTGACTGTAGGCATAATTATGGCCGTTGTGTTCGCGGGAATCATTATGGGTGGTGTTAAACGGATTGCCAAGGCGTCTGAATACATCGTTGTTGTTCTTGCTGTGCTGTACATTGGTGTGGCTGCATTTGTTGTTCTGTCGAACATCACACAACTTCCTGCCATGATTGCGCTGATTGTGAAAAATGCCTTCGGCATTGAACAGGTCGCGGGTGGTACACTTGGAGCCGCGCTGATGAATGGTGTTAAACGTGGTTTGTTCTCCAATGAGGCGGGTATGGGTAGTGCACCCAATGCTGCCGCTACAGCGGATACAACACATCCGGTCAAACAAGGGCTTATTCAGGCGTTTGGCGTGTTGACCGATACCTTGGTTATTTGTACAAGCACGGCCATGATTATTTTGTTATCAGGTGTGTACAAAGGTTCCAATCTGGGTGGGATTGAGTTAACTCAAGCGGCATTAAGTGTGCATATCGGTTCATGGGCATCCGGATTTTTGGCAGTCATGGTGTTCCTGTTTGCCTTTAGTACGCTCATCGGGAATTATTACTACGGGGAAACCAATATTGAGTTTATCAAATCCAATAAAGTCTGGCTGTGGGTATACCGTGTGTGTGTCATCGCGATGGTGCTGTTTGGTGCTATTGCCAAGGTACAGCTGGTATGGGATCTGGCCGACCTGTTCATGGGTCTGATGGTTGTGGTGAATCTGATTGCCATCCTGATGCTGTCCAAGGTGACATTCGATGCGCTGAAGGATTACAAGAAACAAAAGGCCGAAGGACGTGATCCGATCTTTACTCGGGACCGTATTCACATTCCGGGTGAAGTCGAATGCTGGGAGTCTGAGGCTGAGGTGGTAGGAACTCCACGTACACCGCGATAA
- a CDS encoding ATP-binding protein — translation MRKHWIMLTISFICIVVFPLGSIIQTLIIERGNPHARDGVMDLTSWNFDRHGAASLNGTWDFYPGQLLTPVDFEADVSGRKPLSKPVPIHVPSRWNGTLGEAHGYGTYHLRVRIPPRAEKNDYGIRTQNIRMAHRLFIDGKEIGGKGLPGTTRNTDIQLNLPFTGFTSIEGDVADIIIQVSNYSYSSGGIVASILFGDEHSILKGQQQDWLKDLMTLFGFILPAAFFLMLFRLRRSEKELRYLGLFSLSGAMYALTHGEKLLGTLLPFLSNNEILRLQLLSAALAYYYLLRYMDALVPGAVHQWFVRLGVVLVIVQCMVGLTLSPVLFSLLELPMLLISLVVIGYTLRAMLHWLKKQPNDGHFVLMSMMSIFMVVVLHTVGAFTTVDTTFLALYELLLFVFAQMILTATRFAQSFREVEALSERLLAIDILKDEFMANTSHELRTPLHGIINIAQSMLEGAAGAVTPKQAKNLSMITSTGKRLSLLVNDILDFSKLKNGEIELKRSAVDLESVARTVVEVSGFTFEDKPIVLIQQWSPSLPLVEADEDRLRQILYNLLGNAYKYTKQGEIRLYARVDGALVTVSVADTGVGITPDKLEDIFQSYEQGNGTSERVNGGTGLGLSITRKLVELGGGTIWVESEPGEGSTFHFTLPIVQFPLLQASSRPVAARYVSTQETRAQDTTAAMDWDETDDILEAEHTILIVDDDPVNRQVLFNLLSTERYRVIVADSGAAALKLREEHPSIDLVITDWMMPRMSGLELCRKLRENSSLSELPILMLTARGLPEDIKMGFQAGANDFLSKPVDAGELRARVRTLIEMRTSVQEVIRTEMAFLQAQIKPHFLYNALNVIIATCSVNPDKATDLLIELSHYLRGSFDFQNRDQLVPLAKELELVESYVHLEQARFEERLVVHYDIDPDVRLYLPPLSIQPLVENAIRHGVMERAAGGTVNLGITRENEHIVIVVQDDGVGISPERLAQVNSGRTEGPGGVGLQNINRRLLSLYGQGLEIQSHTGKGTLIRFHIPVENRDSSK, via the coding sequence ATGAGAAAACACTGGATTATGCTCACCATTAGCTTTATATGTATTGTTGTCTTTCCTCTGGGATCCATTATACAAACGTTAATTATCGAGCGCGGCAACCCTCATGCAAGGGATGGGGTCATGGACCTGACCAGCTGGAACTTCGACAGGCATGGGGCTGCATCCCTGAATGGTACTTGGGATTTCTATCCGGGCCAATTGTTGACGCCCGTTGATTTTGAGGCGGATGTATCCGGACGAAAGCCACTTTCCAAGCCTGTCCCTATCCATGTCCCATCCCGGTGGAATGGGACTCTTGGAGAGGCGCACGGGTATGGGACCTATCATTTACGTGTTCGAATTCCCCCTAGAGCAGAGAAGAACGATTATGGAATCCGCACTCAAAATATCCGTATGGCTCATCGTTTATTTATAGATGGCAAAGAGATTGGCGGCAAAGGGCTGCCAGGTACAACACGAAATACCGACATTCAGCTCAATTTGCCTTTTACGGGATTTACTTCCATAGAAGGTGACGTTGCAGATATTATCATTCAGGTATCCAATTACAGCTACTCGTCTGGAGGCATTGTTGCATCCATTTTGTTCGGAGACGAGCACAGCATTCTGAAAGGCCAACAGCAGGACTGGCTCAAGGATCTGATGACACTGTTCGGGTTTATTCTGCCAGCGGCCTTCTTCCTGATGCTCTTCCGGTTGCGGCGCAGTGAAAAAGAGCTTCGGTATCTGGGATTATTCAGCCTGTCCGGTGCGATGTACGCATTGACACATGGAGAGAAGTTACTGGGAACCTTGTTACCGTTTTTATCGAATAATGAAATACTGCGGCTTCAATTACTCAGCGCGGCTCTTGCGTATTATTACTTGTTACGTTATATGGATGCACTTGTACCTGGAGCGGTACATCAATGGTTTGTTCGCTTGGGTGTGGTTCTGGTAATTGTCCAATGCATGGTAGGCCTTACATTGTCTCCTGTTCTATTCTCATTGTTGGAGCTGCCCATGCTGCTGATTTCACTTGTGGTGATTGGTTACACACTGCGAGCCATGCTTCATTGGCTGAAAAAGCAACCGAATGACGGTCATTTTGTCCTAATGAGCATGATGAGTATATTTATGGTGGTTGTGCTGCACACCGTTGGTGCTTTCACCACCGTGGATACGACATTTCTTGCGCTGTATGAGCTTCTGTTATTCGTCTTTGCACAGATGATCCTAACAGCGACCCGGTTCGCGCAATCATTCCGTGAAGTTGAAGCGTTGTCTGAACGTTTGCTTGCCATTGACATTCTCAAGGATGAGTTTATGGCCAATACGTCACATGAACTGAGAACTCCCCTACATGGCATTATTAATATTGCTCAATCGATGCTGGAAGGGGCGGCTGGGGCGGTCACACCCAAGCAGGCCAAAAATCTGTCTATGATCACCTCAACTGGAAAGCGGCTTTCACTGCTGGTAAACGATATTTTGGATTTTTCCAAGCTCAAAAATGGTGAAATTGAATTAAAACGGAGTGCTGTGGACCTCGAGTCCGTTGCCCGAACGGTTGTTGAAGTCTCTGGTTTTACCTTTGAAGATAAACCGATTGTGCTGATTCAGCAATGGTCACCATCGTTGCCGTTGGTTGAAGCGGACGAGGATCGCCTGAGACAGATTCTGTACAATCTGCTGGGCAATGCATATAAGTATACGAAGCAGGGAGAGATTCGACTCTATGCCCGTGTGGATGGAGCTCTGGTGACGGTATCTGTCGCCGATACAGGTGTTGGTATCACTCCAGATAAACTGGAAGACATATTTCAGTCTTACGAACAGGGCAATGGAACAAGTGAGAGGGTTAACGGAGGAACTGGTCTTGGGCTGAGTATCACCCGCAAACTGGTCGAGCTTGGGGGAGGGACCATCTGGGTAGAATCAGAGCCAGGTGAAGGTTCGACATTTCATTTTACCCTGCCTATTGTGCAGTTTCCTTTGCTGCAAGCGAGTTCGAGGCCTGTTGCAGCCCGATATGTATCTACCCAAGAAACAAGAGCACAGGATACGACAGCAGCAATGGATTGGGATGAGACAGATGATATTCTGGAAGCAGAGCATACAATTCTGATTGTGGACGATGATCCCGTGAATCGACAAGTGTTGTTCAATCTGTTATCAACGGAACGTTACCGTGTCATTGTAGCGGATAGTGGGGCAGCAGCACTGAAGCTTCGTGAAGAGCACCCATCTATTGATCTTGTCATTACAGACTGGATGATGCCGCGAATGTCCGGGCTTGAGCTGTGTCGCAAACTGCGTGAGAACAGTTCCTTGTCTGAACTGCCAATTCTGATGTTGACAGCTCGGGGGCTGCCTGAGGACATCAAAATGGGCTTTCAGGCGGGAGCAAATGATTTTCTGAGCAAACCTGTGGATGCAGGTGAACTGCGTGCCCGGGTAAGGACGTTAATTGAGATGCGTACCTCGGTACAGGAAGTTATTCGTACGGAAATGGCTTTCTTGCAGGCACAGATCAAACCGCACTTTCTATATAACGCGCTCAACGTCATTATTGCTACATGTTCCGTCAATCCGGACAAAGCGACCGATCTGCTTATTGAACTGAGTCACTATCTGCGGGGAAGTTTTGACTTCCAGAACCGCGACCAACTGGTTCCGCTCGCGAAGGAATTGGAGTTAGTGGAGTCCTATGTACATCTGGAACAAGCGCGGTTTGAGGAACGTTTGGTGGTCCATTATGATATTGACCCCGATGTGCGTCTTTACTTGCCACCACTCAGCATTCAACCGCTTGTGGAGAATGCCATTCGTCACGGAGTAATGGAGCGTGCTGCAGGCGGCACGGTTAACCTTGGTATTACCAGGGAAAATGAGCATATTGTCATTGTGGTACAGGATGATGGTGTAGGCATATCTCCTGAGCGTTTGGCTCAGGTAAATTCAGGGCGAACTGAAGGTCCTGGAGGTGTAGGTCTACAGAATATTAATCGACGCCTGTTGTCCTTATATGGGCAAGGGCTGGAGATTCAGAGTCATACGGGGAAAGGAACGCTAATACGGTTTCACATACCTGTGGAGAACAGAGATAGTTCCAAATAA
- a CDS encoding methyl-accepting chemotaxis protein: MNVVDALLKVMPYIRMILREPASLTVYDHEKVLYSVSTDKFNLGFKEGDPLLDGYKNFTALTNGNEASLTHLPAEYYGIELDVLNIPIFDDNHQVVAIFCVSYDQSNQNQLEAIIQENQTINGNLVDMVQHVAAHAEELQATSEQILENTRLAVKNSSQINKVAGFIREISEQTNLLGLNAAIEAARVGEAGVGFGVVATEVRKLSVDAKQATSDIDISLKDVQEVIKQMEVEVSQIAASSQEQATLVSSFTDVIEKLNEAGERMKSLSEQLISYSVND; the protein is encoded by the coding sequence ATGAACGTTGTAGATGCTCTTTTGAAAGTAATGCCTTATATCCGAATGATTCTTAGAGAACCAGCCAGTCTAACGGTGTATGATCACGAGAAGGTACTGTATTCTGTCTCCACCGATAAGTTTAATCTCGGATTCAAAGAAGGCGATCCTCTCTTGGATGGATATAAGAACTTCACCGCTCTCACGAACGGAAACGAAGCCTCTCTGACTCACCTGCCGGCAGAATACTACGGTATCGAGCTGGATGTCCTTAATATACCGATCTTTGATGATAATCATCAGGTCGTTGCTATTTTCTGCGTATCGTATGATCAATCGAACCAAAACCAGCTTGAAGCTATTATACAAGAAAACCAAACCATTAATGGAAACCTGGTTGACATGGTCCAGCATGTTGCCGCTCATGCGGAAGAATTGCAAGCCACCAGCGAACAGATTCTGGAGAATACACGCCTGGCGGTTAAGAATTCGTCTCAGATCAACAAGGTTGCCGGGTTCATTCGTGAAATCTCGGAACAGACCAACTTGCTTGGGCTCAATGCCGCTATCGAAGCTGCGCGTGTAGGTGAAGCCGGAGTTGGCTTTGGTGTGGTCGCAACGGAAGTGCGCAAACTTTCTGTCGATGCCAAACAGGCTACCAGCGATATTGATATCAGCTTGAAAGATGTACAAGAGGTGATTAAACAGATGGAAGTCGAAGTATCCCAGATTGCAGCTTCTTCTCAGGAGCAAGCCACACTTGTATCTTCTTTCACGGATGTCATCGAGAAGCTGAATGAAGCGGGAGAACGCATGAAGTCCCTGTCTGAGCAACTCATCAGTTATTCTGTGAACGATTAG
- a CDS encoding aspartyl-phosphate phosphatase Spo0E family protein, with protein sequence MVMSLELKNQIEKARHNLHMLVEHNEGRFGHPDVLQQSMVLDELINEYNRMNLSKPRA encoded by the coding sequence ATGGTTATGAGTTTGGAATTGAAAAATCAAATAGAGAAAGCCAGACATAACCTTCATATGTTGGTAGAGCATAACGAGGGTAGGTTTGGGCATCCCGATGTGCTTCAGCAGTCCATGGTACTGGATGAATTGATCAATGAGTATAATCGAATGAATCTAAGCAAGCCGAGGGCTTGA